A window of the Cutaneotrichosporon cavernicola HIS019 DNA, chromosome: 6 genome harbors these coding sequences:
- a CDS encoding uncharacterized protein (NAD binding domain of 6-phosphogluconate dehydrogenase), which yields MRSPSTPAPPEVEPIPFSRPVTPALRGKRWAFLGLGEMGKRMATNLARTLATHSAPPLRVWNRHADGVPAFKTWAADRGVHESAYMVIKDLKDIVNEADVVVTSLKDDEAVKEVYAVLFTAEVGHDTTFVDMSTTYPTLAGELERQASSKPGRSFIACPVFGVPRAAERADLVLAIAGDYFAKKSVAHTLCPGIGKKVMDMGANVERAMSFKLVGNALELGFVELMSEAFTLCEAVGADASQLVELIREQHGSASLIRYAERIRNNKFDATGGFTVAGGLADAKHIRQLADAHNVPMPAIDVAQQHLTTARAIGRADYDWTALVAGERIASGQPPFAGKTRLEKYEGA from the exons ATG CGCTCTCCCTCGACTCCCGCTCCGCCCGAAGTTGAACCCATCCCCTTCTCCAG ACCGGTAACCCCGGCGCTGCGTGGGAAGCGGTGGGCGTTCCTGGGTCTCGGTGAGATGGGTAAACGCATGGCGACCAACCTGGCGCGCACGCTGGCGACCCACTCGGCCCCACCGCTGCGGGTGTGGAACCGCCACGCGGATGGCGTGCCGGCCTTCAAGACGTGGGCGGCCGACAGAGGGGTGCACGAGTCGGCGTACATGGTCATCAAGGACCTCAAAGACATTGTCAACGA GGCTGACGTCGTGGTGACGAgcctcaaggacgacgaggccgtcaaggaAGTGTATGCAGTGCTGTTTACTGCGGAAGTTGGACACGATACGACGTTTGTCGACATGTCCACT ACATACCCGACGCTTgcgggcgagctcgagcggcaGGCGAGCTCCAAGCCTGGACGCAGCTTCATCGCATGCCCCGTGTTTGGCGTGCCGCgtgccgccgagcgcgccgacctcgtcctcgctaTCGCCGGCGACTACTTTGCTAAGAAGAGTGTCGCGCACACCTTGTGTCCCGGTATCGGCAAGAAGGTGATGGACATGGGCGCCAACGTCGAACGCGCAATGTCGTTCAAGCTCGTCGGTaatgcgctcgagctcggttTTGTCGAGCTCATGAGCGAGGCGTTTACTCTCTGCGAAGCCGTTGGCGCAGACGCTTCCCAGCTCGTTGAGCTCATTCGCGAGCAGCATGGGAGCGCTAGCCTTATTCGCTACGCTGAGCGGATTCGGAACAACAAATTTGACGCGACGGGCGGGTTCACTGTCGCTGGTGGACTCGCCGATGCCAAGCATATCCGCCAGCTGGCGGATGCACACAATGTGCCGATGCCGGCGATCGACGTCGCGCAACAGCACCTCACGACGGCGCGTGCCATCGGCAGAGCCGACTATGACTGGACCGCCCTGGTTGCCGGCGAGCGCATTGCCAGTGGCCAGCCGCCCTTTGCAGGCAAG acgCGCCTGGAGAAGTACGAGGGTGCGTAG
- a CDS encoding uncharacterized protein (RING-type zinc-finger), whose amino-acid sequence MRPYLLLHLSRTEMGDYIEHDLDQSQPTKFFLPPLEEGFTRRTIKTLPQPESSTGAGPSTAGPALAVDRRRQVYANNEWARHVAANEWTGYRASLTPRDLQSGAERARALTFLERELRVWAPPHDVPHLARRLVKLFSAVDVRSSAAVRLLEPLVGDTYPHAAEHLAHELAAFLRSPFPLEVWDDVVQYSHEEYEEATRGRSRSRSRSRSVPMDGAEQSRSRGRRDSRSRSRSRSLSGSMSRSRSRSRGRGRYDSFRPRLRSRSRSRSGSPSRSLSLRRWDEADSWVDPDFCKNKRQQKRDHERERHQPDEKAKQGNGQSLLSRVGPVAPQAFQRAVAGAGIVIRGAADRRQSLLDRLARAKAEDGEGEGSPSKHDTVAAEITPPAQNGHSIGGDRAAELREKLLADRKKRQLREQLLARKRARNAVAAAAEDVKARGARQSGAPGKGTSIPSPAKTESTLADEESSQSTMKEDVERADSGAAPGEAPVPAAQGSQ is encoded by the exons ATGCGCCCATATCTTTTGC ttcACCTGTCTCG CACCGAGATGGGCGATTACATCgagcacgacctcgaccagAGCCAGCCGACAAAG TTCTTCCTTCCTCCATTAGAAGAGGGCTTCACACGTCGCACCATCAAGACACTCCCGCAGCCGGAGTCGTCCACTGGCGCCGGCCCGTCAACCGCTGGACCTGCCCTCGCCGTTGACCGCCGTCGCCAGGTCTACGCCAACAACGAGTGGGCTCGAcacgtcgccgccaacgaGTGGACAGGCTACCGCGCGTCACTCACGCCGCGCGATCTACAATCCGGGGCggaacgcgcgcgcgcacttaccttcctcgagcgtgAGCTGCGTGTCTGGGCACCTCCGCACGACGTTCCGCATCTCGCCCGGCGGCTCGTCAAGCTCTTCTCGGCTGTCGACGTGCGCTCTTCGGCTGCTGTACGGCTCCTCGAGCCTCTGGTGGGAGACACATATCCTCATGCAGCTGAGCACCTCGCTCACGAGCTAGCGGCGTTCCTCCGCTCGCCGTTTCCGCTCGAGGTATgggacgacgtcgtgcaGTACAGCCACGAGGAATATGAGGAGGCTACGCGCGGaaggtcgcgctcgcgttcgAGGTCACGCTCTGTGCCGATGGACGGCGCAGAACAGTCACGATcaagggggaggagggactcgcgctcgcgctcgagatcACGGTCACTGTCAGGATCGATGTCGAGATCAAGGTCGCGATCTCGCGGGCGTGGGCGCTATGACTCATTCCGGCCCCGTTTGCGCTCACGTTCGCGCTCTCGATCGGGGTCACCTTCCCGTTCTCTTTCACTGCGACGCTGGGACGAGGCGGACTCGTGGGTCGACCCAGATTTCTGCAAGAACAAGCGACAGCAGAAGCGGGAtcacgagcgcgagcggcaCCAGCCGGACGAGAAGGCGAAGCAGGGGAACGGCCAGTCACTCCTCAGCCGCGTGGGCCCAGTTGCGCCGCAGGCATTCCAGCGCGCGGTGGCAGGGGCGGGCATCGTGATCCGCGGAGCGGCGGACCGGAGGCAGAGCCTACTTGATCGGCTCGCACGCGCCAAGGCTGAAGACGGGGAGGGCGAAGGGTCACCTTCCAAGCATGACACTGTAGCTGCTGAGATTACGCCACCTGCGCAGAACGGTCACAGCATTGGCGGCGACCGCGCGGCTGAGCTGCGCGAGAAGCTCCTTGCCGACCGCAAGAAGCGACAGTTACGTGAGCAGCTGCTGGCCAGAAAGCGAGCACGtaacgccgtcgccgccgctgctgaGGATGTCAAGGCTCGCGGGGCGCGACAGAGCGGGGCACCGGGGAAGGGCACCTCCATTCCGTCGCCAGCCAAAACAGAGTCAACGCttgcggacgaggagagctCGCAGTCGACTATGAAAGAGGACGTTGAGAGGGCGGATAGCGGGGCAGCACCTGGTGAGGCCCCAGTACCAGCCGCGCAGGGGAGTCAATAG
- the spn4 gene encoding uncharacterized protein (Belongs to the TRAFAC class TrmE-Era-EngA-EngB-Septin- like GTPase superfamily. Septin GTPase family), with protein MSGEIGIANLPNQRHKIVNQRGSHFTIMVVGESGLGKTTFINTLFATEISNARNYRQRFAKQLDKTTEVDILRADLEERGFNMRLTVIDTPGFGDYVNNRDSWAPIVEFIDDQHESYMRQEQQPMRITKQDLRVHACLYFIRPSGTTVKPLDVEVMKRLGTRVNLIPVVAKADTLTPEDLLFFKQRVREVIHAQGIKVYTPPIDVDDDAAADNARLMQAIMPFSVIGSTDDVRTADGRVVKGRQYLWGVAEVENEDHCDFRKLRSLLIRTYMLDLISSTEETHYEAYRLQQMETRKFGEPKVKKLDNPKFKEEEEALRRRFTENVKVEEARFRQWEQHLIAERDRLNKDLEQAHTSIKALESEIDNMAAYHRQGGTVRR; from the exons ATGTCTGGCGAGATCGGTATCGCAAA CCTGCCCAACCAG AGGCACAAGATCGTCAACCAGCGCGGCTCGCACTTCACCATCATGGTCGTTG GCGAGTCGGGTCTCGGTAAGACGACCTTTATCAACACGCTGTTTGCGACCGAGATCTCCAACGCCCGCAACTACCGTCAGCG CTTTgccaagcagctcgacaAGACGACCGAGGTGGACATTCTCCgtgccgacctcgaggagcgcggtTTCAACATGCGCCTTACGGTTATTGACACCCCCGGCTTCGGCGACTACGTCAACAACCGCGATTCCTGGGCCCCCATTGTCGAGTTTATCGACGACCAGCACGAGTCGTACATGCGCCAGGAGCAGCAGCCCATGCGTATCACCAAGCAGGACCTTCGTGTGCACGCCTGCCTGTACTTTATCCGCCCCTCTGGCACCAC CGTCAAGcccctcgacgtcgaggtcatgaAGCGCCTTGGTACCCgcgtcaacctcatccCGGTtgtcgccaaggccgacacCCTCACGCCCGAGGACCTGCTGTTCTTCAAGCAGCGCGTCCGCGAGGTCATTCACGCGCAGGGTATCAAGGTGTACACCCCGCCCAtcgatgtcgacgacgacgctgccgccgaCAACGCGCGCCTCATGCAGGCCATCATGCCCTTCTCGGTCATTGGCTCGACCGATGACGTCCGCACTGCCGACGGCCGTGTCGTCAAGGGCCGCCAGTACCTTTGGGGTgtggccgaggtcgagaacgaggaCCACTGCGACTTCAGAAAGCtccgctccctcctcatccgcaCCTACATGCTCGACCtgatctcgtcgaccgaGGAGACCCACTACGAGGCCTACCGCCTGCAGCAGATGGAGACGCGCAAGTTTGGCGAGCCAAaggtcaagaagctcgATAACCCCAAgttcaaggaggaggaggaggcgctccGTCGGCGCTTCACCGAAAacgtcaaggtcgaggaggcccgTTTCCGCCAGTGGGAGCAGCACCTCattgccgagcgcgaccgcctcaacaaggacctcgagcaGGCCCACACGTCGatcaaggcgctcgagtCGGAGATCGACAACATGGCCGCGTACCACCGCCAGGGCGGCACTGTCCGCCGCTAG
- a CDS encoding uncharacterized protein (ankyrin repeats) codes for MTRAPARAAPPPPPAENGDGASANERLLAAAKTDNEDLLQSAFDHNVNVNHQDGLGNTALHYAVLHGSTDVLEHILDHDHCDPDIRNRLDGDTPLHIAVRQRWDDQPGMRLYLVGSLLEAGAGMLIKNRHNERAVDLLPPYREGADPSSDDEKVRAMIRRAQAETQVAEAGDVVEDDDDIFDPNDVASDSD; via the exons ATGACCAGGGCAccagcgcgcgcagcgcccccaccgcctccagccgagaacggcgacggcgcttCGGCGA acgagcgcctcctcgctgcaGCCAAGACGGATAACGAGGACCTGCTGCAGAGCGCGTTTGATCACAACGTCAACGTCAATCACCAGGACGG GCTGGGCAACACTG cacTCCACTACGC TGTCCTCCACGGCTCCACCGATGTGCTCGAGCacatcctcgaccacgaccACTGCGACCCAGACATCCGTAaccgcctcgacggcgacacgCCTCTGCACATTGCGGTGCGGCAGCGCTGGGACGACCAGCCTGGCATGCGGTTGTATCTCG tgggctcgctcctcgaggccggcgcggGCATGCT CATCAAGAATCGCCACAacgagcgcgccgtcgaTCTCCTCCCGCCATAccgcgagggcgcggaccCGAGCTCGGACGACGAAAAGGTCCGCGCGATGATCCGACGCGCGCAGGCGGAGACGCAGGTCGCTGAGGCTGGTGATGTtgtcgagg acgacgacgacattTTTGACCCCAACGACGTCGCGTCCGACTCAGACTAG
- the rpl15 gene encoding uncharacterized protein (Belongs to the eukaryotic ribosomal protein eL15 family) codes for MGAYKYLTELYTKKQSDVLQFVARVRCWEYRQLAVIHRAARPSRPDKARRLGYKAKQGYVIYRVRVRRGNRKKPAPKGATYGKPVRQGVNHLKYQRGLQTTAEERVGRRCGNLRVLNSYEVAADGVYKFYEVILIDPSHKAIRRDARINWICNPVHKHREARGLTSEGKKNRGLGKGSKYNHTPQAATWRKHNTLSLRRYR; via the exons ATGGGCGCCTACAA gtACCTTACGGAGCTCTACACCAAGAAGCAGTCGGATGTCCTCCAGTTCGTCGCACGTGTGCGCTGCTGGGAGTACCGTCAGCTCGCGGTCATCCACCGCGCGGCCCGCCCCTCGCGCCCGGACAAGGCGCGCCGTCTCGGCTacaaggccaagcaggGCTACGTGATCTACCGTGTCCGTGTCCGCCGTGGTAACCGCAAAAAGCCCGCTCCCAAGGGTGCCACCTACGGCAAGCCCGTCCGCCAGGGTGTCAACCACCTCAAGTACCAGCGTGGTCTCCAGACCACCGCTGAGGAGCGTGttggccgccgctgcggtAACCTCCGCGTCCTCAACTCGTACGAGGTCGCTGCCGACGGTGTCTACAAGTTCTAC GAGGTCATCCTCATTGACCCCTCGCACAAGGCGAtccgccgcgacgcccgCATCAACTGGATCTGCAACCCCGTCCACAAGCACCGCGAGGCTCGTGGCCTTACTTCggagggcaagaagaacCGTGGTCTCGGCAAGGGCTCCAAGTACAACCACACCCCCCAGGCCGCCACCTGGCGCAAGCACAACACGCTCTCGCTCCGCCGCTACCGGTAA
- a CDS encoding uncharacterized protein (Belongs to the mitochondrial carrier (TC 2.A.29) family), with the protein MSAPSPPPPGPSEQAPSPTPPTKPSQSHGRPHYPLQPTREEGEETSLREPPGADLYPKGMTLADFRAAEGASARAAKLRAIWSQLPQLPDVDPDHPTEAQRMRLPGQDTLAALSPERAERLRTLYTEELVKQIGEDRPDALQWGGADDLEPYEQAQKGVSWKAFRKFLWDQERDLWDEFQRLDQNKDGVLDAQEMRTALEHQGVHLSKTAASDLVRLLSGTPDREHVSFAEFRDFLLLLPRRATPFEIYKFYQVHKRFSDGRGAARVNMDGDPILSFPKAPGTPEHSTAEGFFRPHDHEDPQDDLEETLDVLGDEDEDYYEPETRHEAWRFLLAGGIAGGVSRTVTAPFDRLKVYLMTMNIPQSTGKPTPFRAVHGLMVAVRAIYSEGAGVRAFWVGNGLNVLKILPESAIKFVSYEQSKRFLAKYWDGVSDPSEISSSSRFIAGGIGGITSQLSIYGLETLKTRVQSNVGPSKGWESVKKTMTFMWREGGFRPFYRGLGLGLIGVFPYSAIDMGTYEWLKTSYCRRMRVDEPPVYAVLSFGALSGSIGAATVYPINLLRTRLQASGSTGHPQKYKGFMDVLQVTLRNEGWRGLYKGLLPSILKVGPAVGVSWIVYEDAKRRLGV; encoded by the exons atgagcgcgccgagcccTCCGCCACCAGGGCCGTCGGAACAAGCTCcgtccccaaccccacccacAAAACCGTCTCAATCCCATGGGCGCCCACACTATCCTCTCCAGCCCACCcgtgaggagggtgaggagacGTCGCTGCGCGAACCTCCCGGTGCCGACCTGTACCCAAAAGGCATGACCCTCGCCGATTTCCGGGCCGCCGAAGGTGCCTCggcacgcgccgccaaACTGCGCGCCATCTGGTCTCAGCTGCCCCAGCTGCCAGACGTCGACCCAGACCATCCGACCGAGGCGCAACGCATGCGTCTGCCGGGGCAGGACACGCTCGCTGCCCTGAGCCCCGAGCGTGCGGAGCGTCTGCGCACTCTGTATACCGAGGAGCTGGTCAAGCAAATCGGTGAGGACCGACCGGACGCGCTTCAATGGGGTGGAGCCGATGACCTCGAGCCGTATGAGCAAGCGCAGAAGGGTGTGTCGTGGAAGGCGTTCCG AAAATTCCTCTGGGATCAGGAGCGAGACCTGTGGGACGAGTTCCAGAGACTTGACCAGAACAAGGATGGAGTGCTCGATGCCCAAGAGATGCGGACCGCACTCGAACATCAGGGCGTCCATCTGAGCaagacggcggcgtcggacctcgtccgcctcctcagCGGCACGCCCGACAGGGAACATGTGTCCTTTGCCGAGTTCCGCGACTttctgctcctcctcccgcgccgcgcgacaCCGTTCGAGATCTACAAGTTCTACCAGGTGCACAAGCGGTTTAGTGACGGCCGTGGCGCTGCACGCGTCAACATGGACGGCGACCCGATTTTGTCGTTCCCCAAGGCGCCAGGGACTCCGGAACATAGCACGGCGGAAGGCTTCTTTCGGCCGCACGATCACGAGGACCCAcaggacgacctcgaggagaccctcgacgtgctcggcgacgaggacgaggactaCTACGAGCCCGAGACGCGGCACGAGGCGTggcgcttcctcctcgcgggcGGAATAGCAGGCGGCGTCTCGCGCACAGTCACCGCTCCGTTCGACCGTCTCAAGGTCTACCTCATGACGATGAACATTCCCCAGAGCACCGGAAAGCCAACGCCATTTCGCGCGGTACACGGTCTCATGGTCGCCGTCCGCGCCATCTACAGTGAAGGAGCAGGTGTTCGCGCTTTCTGGGTCGGCAACGGACTGAACGTTCTCAAGATCTTGCCAGAGAGCGCTATCAAGTTTGTGAGCTACGAGCAGAGCAAGCGCTTCCTCGCAAAGTACTGGGACGGCGTCAGCGACCCATCCGAGATCAGCTCGAGTTCGCGTTTCATCGCCGGCGGCATTGGCGGCATCACCTCGCAGCTCTCAATCTATGGCCTCGAGACACTCAAGACGCGTGTCCAGTCCAACGTTGGTCCCAGCAAGGGATGGGAAAGTGTCAAGAAGACGATGACTTTTATGTGGCGTGAGGGCGGGTTCCGGCCATTCTACCGTGGTCTCGGG CTCGGTCTCATCGGAGTCTTCCCCTACTCGGCCATCGATATGGGAACATACGAGTGGCTCAAGACGTCTTACTGTCGGAGAATGCGCGTCGATGAGCCGCCAGTGTATGCCGTGCTCTCGTTTGGCGCGCTCAGCGGAAGCATCGGTGCGGCGACCGTGTACCCTATCAACCTGCTTCGAACGCGTCTACAGGCATCGGGCAGTACGGGTCACCCACAGAAGTACAAGGGCTTCATGGACGTACTCCAGGTCACACTTCGTAACGAGGGTTGGCGCGGGCTGTACAAGGGTCTCCTGCCCAGTATCCTCAAGGTCGGTCCGGCCGTCGGCGTGAGCTGGATCGTGTACGAGGACGCAAAGCGCAGGTTAGGAGTATAG
- the tbp1 gene encoding uncharacterized protein (Transcription factor TFIID (or TATA-binding protein, TBP)), whose product MSNLAVPSSADGSSDTYGKNGAPIRPPASVPEITAVQGIVPVLQNIVATVNLECRLDLKTIALHARNAEYNPKRFAAVVMRIRDPKTTALIFASGKMVVTGAKSEDDSRLASRKYARIIQKLGFDAKFAEFKIQNIVGSCDVKFPIRLEGLAFSHGAFSSYEPELFPGLIYRMIKPKVVLLIFVSGKIVLTGAKVREEIYMAFNLIYTVLLEFRKES is encoded by the exons ATGTCCAACCTTGCGGTGCCCTCTTCCGCCGACGGCTCGTCGGACACGTACGGCAAGAACGGGGCACCCATCCGCCCGCCCGCGAGCGTGCCCGAGATCACGGCGGTGCAAGGCATCGTCCCCGTGCTCCA GAACATTGTCGCGACCGTCAACCTCGAATGTCGGCTGGACTTGAAGACGATTGCGCTGCACGCCCGTAATGCCGAGTACAATCCCAAG CGTttcgccgccgtcgtcatGCGTATCCGCGACCCCAAGACGACCGCTCTAATCTTCGCCTCGGGCAAGATGGTCGTGACCGGCGCAAagtccgaggacgacagcCGCCTCGCGTCACGCAAGTACGCGCGCATCATCCAGAAGCTTGGATTCGACGCCAAGTTTGCAGAGTTCAAGATCCAGAACATTGTCGGCTCGTGCGACGTAAAGTTCCCCATCCGCCTTGAGGGCCTCGCCTTCTCCCACGGCGCCTTCAGCTCGTATGAACCAGAGCTGTTCCCGGGCCTCATCTACCGCATGATTAAACCAAAGGTCGTGCTCCTCATCTTTGTGTCGGGCAAGATTGTGCTCACCGGCGCCAAAGTCCGCGAGGAGATTTACATGGCCTTTAACCTGATTTACACAGTCTTACTCG aaTTCCGCAAGGAGTCCTAG
- a CDS encoding uncharacterized protein (Belongs to the universal ribosomal protein uL11 family): MPPKFDPSEVKIIYLRAVGGEVGASSALAPKIGPLGLSPKKVGEDIAKATGDWKGLRVTVQLTIQNRQAAVSVVPSASSLVIKALKEPPRDRKKEKNIIHSGNIPLDEIYNIARKMAHKSMAKDLAGGVKEILGTAQSVGCTVDGRPPHDVIEAIDDGEIVVPDE, from the exons ATGCCTCCCAAGTTCGACCCCTCCGAGGTTAAG ATCATCTACCTCCGTGCCGTCGGTGGTGAGGTCGGTGCCTCTTCGGCGCTTGCCCCCAAGATCGGTCCTCTTGGTCTC TCGCCCAAGAAGGTCGGAGAGGACATTGCCAAGGCGACTGGCGACTGGAAGGGTCTCCGTGTGACCGTCCAGCTCACCATCCAGAACCGTCAGGCTGCCGTCTCGGTCGTtccctcggcctcgtcgctTGTCatcaaggcgctcaaggagccCCCCCGTGAccgcaagaaggagaagaacaTTATCCACTCGGGTAACATTCCCCTTGACGAGATCTACAAC ATTGCCCGCAAGATGGCCCACAAGTCGATGGCCAAGGACCTCGCTGGCGGTGTTAAGGAGATCCTCGGGACGGCTCAGTCGGTCGGCTGCACCGTCGACGGCCGCCCGCCCCACGACGTCATCGAGGCtatcgacgacggcgagatcgTCGTTCCCGACGAGTAG
- a CDS encoding uncharacterized protein (Metallopeptidase family M24), translated as MSTAAVVTPSAAEAKAYTASLVDAEQKAVEMFNEIPSLITVGMTEKALSDAIHHLGETKYGVRTHWHKRIIRSGPNTLRPFEDNPPDRKIEADDILVIDLGPVFEKWEADFGRTYVLGDDPEKKAMVAALEPIWQRIKARFDARPDMSGEELYKIAQEETAKDGYDWGAPIAGHIVGHFPHERIPRDKISLYIADGNGSTMASTGKNGHKRHWILEIHARDKQGRYQGFFEQLLTL; from the exons ATGagcaccgccgccgtggTCACTCCATCCGCCGCCGAAGCCAAGGCGTACACGGCCTCActtgtcgacgccgagcagAAGGCCGTCGAGATGTTCAATGAGATCCCGTCGCTCATCACCGTCGGCATGACGGAGAAGGCGCTCTCTGACGCGATCCACCACCTCGGTGAGACCAAGTACGGCGTGCGCACGCACTGGCACAAGCGCATCATCCGGAGTGGACCGAACACGCTCCGCCC cttCGAGGACAACCCACCGGACCGCAAGATCGAGGCAGATGACATTCTCGTCATCGACCTTGGGCCGG TGTTCGAAAAGTGGGAGGCCGACTTTGGGCGCACGTACGTGCTGGGCGACGACcccgagaagaaggccatggtcgctgcgctcgagccTATCTGGCAACGCATCAAGGCGCGCTTTGACGCTCGGCCTGACATGAGTGGAGAAGAGCTGTATAAGATTGCGCAAGAGGAGACGGCCAAGGACGGATACGACTGGGGTGCGCCGATTGCGGGCCACATCGTCGGGCACTTTCCACACGAGCGCATCCCGCGCGACAAGATCAGTCTGTACATTGCCGACGGAAATGGGTCCACCATGGCCTCGACAGGCAAGAACGGCCACAAGCGCCACTGGATTCTCGAGATCCACGCGCGGGACAAGCAGGGCCGCTACCAGGGTTTCTTCGAGCAGCTGTTGACGCTGTAG